Proteins encoded within one genomic window of Bradyrhizobium sp. 186:
- a CDS encoding LysR family transcriptional regulator translates to MADPDLRNLDVFVAVARTRNFRRAALEIRVSVSSLSQRLRDLEERLGVRLMNRTTRSVALTEAGELLLSRVAPALRDVGDALDQVRGLREVASGRLRINAPPPAVDLVLAPMTGPFLEAHPQVNLDIVSESGFVDIVSAGFDAGVRYGEHLAQDMVAIPLSGPQSYVVVASPAYVARRGRPRHPKDLLDHDCIRARFSSGVMHDWEFEKGGQLMKVDPPAKLISTNMGLAMRATLDGAGIWATLDGYVHDALKSGALVSLLQDWCEPFPGPFLYYPSRRQVPPALRAFIDFVASWRKRETHKA, encoded by the coding sequence ATGGCAGATCCCGACCTGCGCAACCTCGACGTCTTCGTGGCGGTCGCCCGCACCCGCAATTTCCGGCGCGCAGCGCTCGAAATTCGCGTGTCAGTGTCGAGCCTTAGTCAGCGATTACGGGACTTGGAGGAGCGCCTCGGCGTCCGCCTGATGAACCGCACCACCCGCAGCGTCGCGCTGACCGAGGCGGGTGAGCTGCTGCTGTCGCGCGTCGCTCCGGCTTTGCGTGACGTCGGCGATGCCCTCGATCAGGTCCGGGGCCTGCGCGAGGTGGCGTCGGGACGCCTGCGCATCAACGCGCCGCCGCCGGCGGTCGACCTCGTGCTGGCGCCAATGACCGGGCCATTCCTGGAGGCGCATCCGCAGGTCAATCTCGACATCGTTTCCGAAAGCGGGTTCGTCGATATCGTCAGCGCGGGCTTCGACGCTGGCGTGCGCTATGGCGAGCATCTCGCGCAGGACATGGTGGCGATCCCGCTGAGCGGCCCGCAGAGCTATGTCGTCGTCGCATCGCCTGCTTACGTCGCGCGCCGCGGCAGGCCCAGGCATCCCAAGGACCTTCTCGACCATGACTGCATCCGCGCCCGCTTCAGCAGCGGTGTCATGCATGACTGGGAGTTCGAGAAGGGAGGCCAGCTCATGAAGGTCGATCCGCCGGCAAAGCTGATCTCGACCAATATGGGCCTTGCCATGCGCGCTACGCTCGACGGCGCCGGCATATGGGCAACCCTTGATGGCTACGTGCATGACGCGCTGAAGTCCGGCGCGCTGGTCAGCTTGCTCCAAGATTGGTGCGAGCCGTTCCCGGGCCCGTTCCTGTACTATCCGAGCAGGCGACAGGTGCCGCCGGCATTGCGCGCCTTCATCGATTTCGTCGCAAGCTGGCGCAAGCGCGAGACGCATAAAGCATGA
- the fabA gene encoding bifunctional 3-hydroxydecanoyl-ACP dehydratase/trans-2-decenoyl-ACP isomerase, with product MLNRRNGYEYEDLLACARGEMFGPGNAQLPLPPMLMFDRIAEISETGGEFGKGVVRAELDVKPDLWFFGCHFKNDPVMPGCLGLDALWQMVGFYLGWSGGEGRGRALGLNELKFSGQVLPEARKVVYNIDIKRVMRSKLVLGIADGWLSVDDQIIYRAKDLKVGLFKQGTSLG from the coding sequence ATGTTGAACAGGCGCAACGGTTACGAATACGAGGATTTGCTGGCATGTGCCCGCGGCGAGATGTTCGGCCCGGGCAACGCGCAATTGCCGCTGCCGCCGATGCTCATGTTCGACCGCATTGCGGAAATCAGCGAGACCGGCGGTGAATTCGGCAAGGGAGTGGTGCGCGCCGAGCTCGACGTGAAGCCCGACCTCTGGTTTTTCGGCTGCCACTTCAAGAACGACCCGGTGATGCCCGGCTGCCTCGGCCTCGATGCGCTGTGGCAAATGGTCGGCTTTTATTTAGGCTGGAGCGGCGGTGAAGGTCGCGGCCGCGCGCTTGGCCTGAACGAGTTGAAGTTCAGCGGCCAGGTGCTGCCCGAGGCCCGCAAGGTTGTGTACAACATCGATATCAAGCGCGTGATGCGTTCAAAGCTGGTGCTCGGTATCGCCGACGGATGGCTTTCGGTCGATGACCAGATTATCTATCGCGCGAAGGATCTGAAGGTCGGCCTGTTCAAGCAGGGCACGAGCCTGGGCTGA
- a CDS encoding serine protease produces the protein MRSMLAATLMFATAAGANAQMTTPPIPGTKPKVVQTVPIRPPALQTPSETADAMAQAERLSLQSDLAWVGQYNGAITGDVSARMVDAIKEYQKAKGGKPTGVLNPQERAALAETARRKQDNVGWRIVMEPTSGARLGIPGKLVPQQATDANGSKWTSPTATVQVLLSRRKEANPTTAKLAEQEKKEPAGRKIDYTVVKPDFFVLSGLHGLKKFYVRGTFKGDEVRIMTILYDQATENTVEPVVIAMSSAFNAFPSGPQAGPPPSKTVEYGTGIVVSDDGAIVTDRLVTDNCLAITIAGYGSADRLAEDKEHDLALLHIYGVRGLKPLGLAGGAAKTSVDVVGITDPQSQGGAAGASSVKAALVTVGGGDSALSPPPALGFSGSPAIDSDGKFAGIALLKPVMVAGPATSVPASQAVMVSADAVRDFLKANEITANGNSTDARAAVVRVICVRK, from the coding sequence ATGAGATCGATGCTTGCGGCAACACTGATGTTCGCGACTGCCGCAGGCGCGAACGCCCAGATGACGACGCCGCCGATCCCCGGCACCAAGCCGAAGGTGGTCCAGACCGTCCCGATCCGACCTCCCGCCTTGCAGACGCCATCCGAGACCGCCGACGCGATGGCGCAGGCGGAACGGCTGTCGCTGCAATCCGACCTCGCCTGGGTCGGCCAATATAACGGCGCGATCACCGGCGACGTCAGCGCGCGCATGGTCGACGCGATCAAGGAGTACCAGAAGGCCAAGGGCGGCAAGCCGACCGGCGTGCTCAATCCGCAGGAGCGTGCCGCACTCGCCGAGACGGCGCGCCGAAAGCAGGACAACGTCGGCTGGAGGATCGTGATGGAGCCGACCAGCGGCGCCCGGCTCGGCATCCCCGGCAAGCTGGTACCGCAGCAGGCGACCGACGCCAACGGCTCGAAATGGACTTCGCCGACCGCAACGGTGCAGGTGCTGCTCAGCCGCCGCAAGGAGGCGAACCCGACCACCGCAAAGCTCGCCGAGCAGGAGAAGAAGGAGCCGGCCGGGCGCAAGATCGACTACACCGTGGTGAAGCCAGATTTCTTCGTTCTCTCTGGACTCCATGGCCTGAAGAAATTTTACGTGCGCGGCACCTTCAAGGGCGACGAAGTCCGCATCATGACGATCCTCTACGACCAGGCCACCGAGAACACGGTCGAGCCGGTCGTGATCGCGATGTCGAGCGCGTTCAACGCGTTTCCGTCGGGACCGCAAGCCGGACCGCCGCCGAGCAAGACGGTCGAATACGGCACCGGAATCGTCGTCAGCGACGACGGCGCGATCGTCACCGACCGCCTCGTCACCGATAACTGTCTCGCGATCACGATCGCCGGCTATGGCAGTGCCGACCGTCTTGCCGAGGACAAGGAGCACGACCTCGCGCTGCTGCATATCTACGGCGTGCGCGGGCTGAAGCCGCTCGGCCTCGCAGGCGGCGCGGCGAAGACGAGTGTCGATGTCGTCGGCATCACGGACCCGCAGAGCCAGGGTGGTGCTGCCGGCGCATCAAGCGTCAAGGCCGCGCTGGTGACCGTGGGTGGCGGCGATTCCGCCCTGTCGCCACCGCCGGCACTCGGGTTTTCCGGCAGTCCGGCGATCGACAGTGATGGCAAGTTCGCCGGCATCGCACTGTTGAAGCCGGTCATGGTCGCAGGACCCGCGACATCGGTGCCGGCGTCACAAGCCGTGATGGTTTCTGCGGATGCAGTCCGCGACTTCCTGAAGGCGAACGAGATCACGGCGAACGGCAATTCGACGGATGCGAGAGCCGCCGTCGTGCGCGTGATCTGCGTGCGGAAGTAA
- the moeB gene encoding molybdopterin-synthase adenylyltransferase MoeB, producing the protein MLSPDELERYARHIVLRDVGGPGQAALKRASVLVIGAGGLGAPALMYLAAAGVGTLGVVDDDVVSLSNLQRQVIHTTPDIGRHKVESAAERITALNPHVRFVGHATWLNADNALSLIGDYDLVLDGSDNFSTRYLASDACFFAKRPLITAALGTFDGSLTTIRAHEKNADDVFNPTYRCLFPEAPPPGTVPACAEAGVMGALAGVMGSMMALEAIREIVGFGDGLVGRLLMIDARAMRFETLRYARDPANPLNGDGPVMTDLSAHRT; encoded by the coding sequence GTGCTGAGCCCGGACGAACTTGAACGCTATGCCCGCCATATCGTGCTGCGCGATGTCGGCGGGCCGGGCCAGGCTGCGCTGAAACGCGCGTCCGTGCTGGTGATCGGCGCCGGCGGGCTCGGCGCGCCCGCCCTGATGTATCTGGCCGCCGCAGGCGTCGGCACGCTCGGCGTGGTCGATGACGACGTGGTCTCGCTCTCCAACCTTCAACGCCAGGTGATCCATACGACGCCCGATATCGGCCGGCACAAGGTCGAGAGCGCCGCCGAGCGGATCACCGCGCTCAATCCGCATGTGCGCTTCGTCGGCCACGCCACCTGGCTCAACGCCGATAACGCGTTGTCGCTGATCGGCGATTACGACCTCGTGCTCGACGGCTCCGACAATTTCTCGACGCGCTATCTGGCTTCGGACGCCTGCTTCTTCGCCAAGAGGCCGCTGATCACGGCAGCTCTCGGCACCTTCGACGGCTCGCTCACCACCATCCGCGCGCATGAGAAAAACGCCGACGATGTATTCAACCCGACCTACCGCTGCCTGTTTCCGGAGGCGCCGCCGCCCGGCACGGTGCCGGCCTGCGCGGAGGCCGGCGTCATGGGCGCGCTTGCGGGCGTGATGGGCTCGATGATGGCGCTGGAGGCGATCCGCGAGATCGTCGGCTTCGGCGACGGCCTGGTCGGCCGCCTCCTGATGATCGATGCGCGCGCGATGCGTTTCGAGACGCTGCGTTACGCGCGCGATCCTGCCAATCCGCTCAACGGCGATGGGCCGGTCATGACTGACCTGAGCGCCCATCGCACCTGA
- the fabB gene encoding beta-ketoacyl-ACP synthase I, which translates to MRRVVVTGMGIVSSIGNNTQEVLASLHEAKSGISRAEKYAELGFRSQVQGAPTIDPATVVDRRAMRFLGQGAAWNHIAMEQAIQDSGLGPDEVSNVRTGIIMGSGGPSARTIVEAADITRTKGPKRVGPFAVPKAMSSTASATLATWFKIKGVNYSISSACATSNHCVGNAYETIQIGKQDVIFAGGCEELDWSLSVLFDAMGAMSSKYNDTPATASRPYDVNRDGFVIAGGAGVLVLEELDHAKARGARIYGEIVGYGATSDGYDMVAPSGEGAERCMRMAMSTVKTKVDYINPHATSTPAGDPPEIEALRRVFGVGEKCPPISATKALTGHSLGATGVQEAIYSLLMMNNGFICESAHIQELDPVFADMPIVRKRIDNVKIGAVLSNSFGFGGTNATLVFSRLDA; encoded by the coding sequence ATGAGGCGGGTTGTGGTCACCGGGATGGGCATTGTCTCCTCCATCGGAAACAACACCCAGGAAGTGCTTGCGAGCCTTCACGAGGCGAAGTCGGGCATTTCGCGGGCTGAGAAATATGCCGAGCTCGGCTTCCGTTCGCAGGTGCAGGGTGCGCCGACGATCGATCCTGCGACGGTTGTCGACCGGCGTGCGATGCGCTTCCTCGGCCAGGGTGCTGCGTGGAATCACATTGCGATGGAGCAGGCGATCCAGGATTCCGGTCTCGGACCTGACGAAGTCTCCAATGTCCGCACCGGCATCATCATGGGGTCCGGCGGCCCGTCCGCCCGCACCATCGTCGAGGCCGCCGACATCACCCGCACCAAGGGGCCGAAGCGCGTCGGCCCGTTTGCAGTGCCGAAGGCGATGTCGTCAACGGCGTCGGCAACGCTCGCGACCTGGTTCAAGATCAAGGGCGTGAACTATTCGATCTCGTCGGCCTGCGCCACGTCGAACCACTGCGTCGGCAATGCCTATGAGACGATCCAGATCGGCAAGCAGGACGTCATCTTCGCCGGCGGCTGCGAGGAGCTGGACTGGTCGCTGTCGGTGCTGTTCGACGCCATGGGCGCGATGTCCTCGAAGTACAACGATACGCCCGCCACGGCGTCGCGTCCTTACGACGTCAACCGCGACGGCTTCGTCATCGCCGGCGGCGCCGGCGTGCTGGTGCTGGAAGAGCTCGATCATGCCAAGGCGCGCGGCGCGCGCATCTATGGCGAGATCGTCGGCTACGGCGCGACGTCCGACGGCTATGACATGGTCGCTCCTTCCGGCGAGGGCGCCGAGCGCTGCATGCGCATGGCGATGTCGACGGTGAAGACCAAGGTCGACTACATCAACCCGCACGCTACTTCGACGCCGGCCGGCGATCCGCCGGAGATCGAAGCGCTCCGAAGGGTTTTCGGCGTCGGCGAGAAGTGCCCGCCGATCTCGGCGACCAAGGCGCTGACCGGCCACTCGCTGGGCGCGACCGGCGTGCAGGAGGCGATCTACTCGCTGCTGATGATGAACAATGGCTTCATCTGCGAGAGCGCGCACATCCAGGAGCTCGATCCCGTGTTCGCCGACATGCCGATCGTGCGCAAGCGCATCGACAACGTCAAAATCGGCGCCGTGCTGTCGAACTCCTTCGGCTTCGGCGGCACCAACGCCACGCTGGTGTTCAGCCGGCTGGATGCGTGA
- a CDS encoding SH3 domain-containing protein produces MALGRFCAVMALVCGWLSASVSPGHSAKDNTPQTASGLPVPRYVSLKSDHVNVRAGPTKDNDVAWVYTRSGLPVEITAEFENWRRVRDSEGSEGWVYHSLLSGRRTAVVTMKHKDELAPIYDRADPDSAIAAKLQVGVVTQVKKCTANWCRVTGNGFDGWIQQERLWGVYSDEQVN; encoded by the coding sequence ATGGCGTTGGGGCGTTTTTGTGCGGTGATGGCGCTCGTTTGCGGCTGGTTGAGCGCCTCGGTCAGCCCCGGGCATTCGGCGAAAGATAATACACCTCAGACAGCCAGCGGCCTGCCAGTGCCGCGCTATGTCAGCCTCAAGTCGGATCACGTGAACGTCCGCGCCGGCCCGACCAAGGACAATGACGTGGCCTGGGTCTACACCCGCTCCGGCCTGCCGGTCGAGATCACCGCGGAGTTCGAGAACTGGCGCCGGGTGCGTGATTCCGAAGGCTCCGAAGGCTGGGTCTATCACTCGCTGCTATCGGGCCGCCGCACTGCGGTCGTCACCATGAAGCACAAGGACGAGCTCGCACCGATCTATGACCGGGCCGATCCCGACAGCGCGATCGCGGCAAAGCTCCAGGTTGGTGTCGTCACGCAGGTGAAGAAGTGCACCGCGAACTGGTGCCGCGTCACCGGCAACGGCTTCGACGGCTGGATCCAGCAGGAACGCCTCTGGGGCGTCTACTCGGACGAACAGGTGAACTGA
- the mutM gene encoding bifunctional DNA-formamidopyrimidine glycosylase/DNA-(apurinic or apyrimidinic site) lyase, with protein MPELPEVETVRRGLQPVMEGAKILVAEARRPDLRFPFQPDFVARLQGQVVTGLGRRAKYLMADLASGDVLLMHLGMSGSFRVIKRDNDSTPGEFHYPRGKDTTHDHVLFRMSSGADIVFNDPRRFGYMKVIARNGLDEEPLLRGLGPEPLGNAFDAAMLARSCAGKTTSLKAALLDQRVVAGLGNIYVCEALHRSQLSPRRIAATLSTKKGEPTDHANRLVGAIHTVLNDAIKAGGSSLRDHRQTSGELGYFQHAFKVYDREGETCKTLGCGGTVKRFTQNGRSTFWCPKCQK; from the coding sequence ATGCCTGAATTGCCCGAAGTCGAGACCGTCCGCCGCGGCCTTCAGCCCGTCATGGAAGGCGCAAAGATCCTCGTCGCGGAGGCCCGGCGGCCCGATTTGCGCTTTCCTTTTCAGCCGGATTTCGTGGCCCGGCTCCAGGGGCAGGTCGTCACCGGGCTCGGCCGCCGTGCAAAATATCTCATGGCCGATCTCGCCTCCGGTGACGTGCTGTTGATGCATTTGGGCATGTCGGGCTCGTTCCGCGTTATCAAGCGGGACAACGATTCGACGCCCGGCGAGTTTCACTATCCGCGCGGCAAGGACACCACGCATGACCACGTGCTGTTTCGGATGTCCTCGGGCGCCGACATTGTCTTCAACGATCCGCGCCGCTTCGGTTACATGAAAGTGATTGCGCGCAACGGGCTCGACGAGGAGCCGCTATTGCGCGGGCTTGGCCCCGAGCCGCTCGGCAACGCGTTCGACGCCGCGATGCTGGCGCGGTCCTGCGCCGGCAAGACCACGAGCCTGAAGGCCGCGCTGCTCGACCAGCGTGTGGTGGCCGGGCTCGGCAACATCTATGTCTGCGAAGCGTTGCATCGCTCGCAGCTGTCGCCGCGTCGGATCGCTGCGACGCTGTCGACCAAGAAGGGCGAGCCGACCGACCACGCCAACAGATTGGTCGGTGCGATCCACACCGTGCTCAACGACGCCATCAAGGCCGGAGGTTCGTCGCTGCGCGACCATCGCCAGACCTCAGGCGAGCTCGGCTACTTCCAGCACGCGTTCAAGGTCTACGATCGCGAAGGCGAGACCTGCAAGACGCTGGGCTGCGGCGGCACCGTGAAGCGCTTTACCCAGAACGGCCGATCGACCTTCTGGTGCCCGAAATGTCAGAAGTGA
- the irrA gene encoding iron response transcriptional regulator IrrA yields the protein MSENNATHHDEDAHAAALLSGRQPALTGCPWHDVNEMLQSAGLRPTRQRMALGWLLFGKGARHLTAEMLYEEATLAKVPVSLATVYNTLNQLTDAGLLRQVSVDGTKTYFDTNVTTHHHYYLENSHELVDIEDPHLALSKMPEVPEGYEIARIDMVVRLRKKR from the coding sequence ATGAGCGAAAACAACGCGACCCATCACGACGAAGACGCCCATGCGGCGGCCCTTCTGTCCGGCCGCCAGCCGGCCCTGACCGGCTGCCCCTGGCACGACGTCAACGAAATGCTGCAGTCCGCCGGCCTCCGGCCGACGCGCCAGAGGATGGCGCTTGGCTGGCTGCTGTTCGGCAAGGGTGCACGCCATCTCACGGCTGAAATGCTCTACGAGGAAGCGACGCTGGCCAAGGTCCCGGTCTCGCTGGCCACCGTCTACAACACGCTGAACCAGCTCACCGATGCCGGCCTGCTGCGTCAGGTCAGCGTCGACGGCACCAAGACCTATTTCGACACCAACGTCACCACGCACCACCACTATTACCTCGAGAACAGCCACGAGCTGGTCGACATCGAGGATCCGCATCTGGCGCTGTCCAAGATGCCGGAGGTGCCGGAGGGTTACGAGATCGCGCGCATCGACATGGTCGTGCGCCTGCGCAAGAAGCGCTGA
- a CDS encoding ParA family protein: MHTIVLATQKGGSGKSTLAIGLALAAKQAGFTVRLIETDPQGTLSNWQRRRTDADPVVEPIYHAADIEPRLRMLADSGLQLAIVDTASGLSAVTTAAIRHSDLCLIPARPSVADIEATASTLSVARAWKRPYSFVLNQTPIRGQRIDNAANTLAEEAALDLADVLARPLIVMRNDHQDSLAAGLAVSEFAPNGKSADEIRGLWQWIETRLDLAATTNVTIDQVISATEGMLHVAAELASDETTTLAS, encoded by the coding sequence ATGCATACGATCGTATTGGCCACTCAAAAGGGTGGCAGTGGCAAGAGCACGCTCGCCATCGGCCTCGCGCTCGCGGCCAAGCAGGCCGGCTTCACCGTCCGCCTGATCGAGACCGACCCGCAGGGCACCTTGTCCAACTGGCAGCGCCGCCGCACCGACGCTGATCCCGTCGTCGAACCCATCTATCATGCCGCCGACATCGAGCCGCGGCTGAGGATGCTGGCCGACAGCGGTCTCCAGCTTGCGATTGTCGACACCGCGTCCGGCCTCAGCGCCGTGACCACGGCCGCCATCCGTCATTCCGATCTCTGCCTGATCCCGGCCCGGCCGAGCGTCGCCGACATCGAGGCCACCGCCTCGACGCTGAGCGTCGCGCGCGCCTGGAAGCGGCCCTACAGCTTCGTGCTGAACCAGACGCCGATCCGTGGCCAGCGCATCGACAATGCAGCCAACACGCTCGCCGAGGAAGCGGCACTCGATCTCGCCGACGTGCTCGCGCGGCCCCTGATCGTGATGCGCAACGATCACCAGGACTCGCTCGCCGCCGGCCTCGCCGTCAGCGAATTCGCGCCGAACGGCAAGTCGGCAGACGAAATCCGCGGGCTCTGGCAGTGGATCGAGACCCGTCTCGATCTCGCCGCCACGACCAATGTCACGATCGACCAGGTCATCTCGGCCACCGAGGGCATGTTGCACGTCGCCGCCGAGCTCGCGTCGGACGAGACCACGACACTGGCGTCCTGA
- a CDS encoding D-glycerate dehydrogenase: protein MSVKKKPLVVVTRKLPDSIETRMRELFDARINLDDTPMSPEQIAEAARTADVLVPTVTDHITADIINQPDCKLRLIANFGNGVDNIDVEAAHARGITVTNTPKVLTEDTADMTMALVLAVPRRMIEGASILTEGKPWAGWSPTWMLGHRIGGKRLGIIGMGRIGQAVARRARAFGLQIHYHNRRPVAPKIAEELGATYWESLDQMLARMDIISVNCPHTPATYHLLSARRLKLIRKDAYIVNTARGGVTDEDTLIKLIEAGEIGGAGLDVYEHEPAVNPKLVRLAKAGKVTLLPHMGSATIEGRVEMGEKVIINIRTFLDNHKPPDRVLPSML from the coding sequence ATGTCGGTGAAGAAAAAGCCCCTCGTCGTCGTGACGCGCAAGCTGCCGGATTCGATCGAGACGCGGATGCGCGAACTGTTCGACGCGCGGATCAATCTCGATGACACGCCGATGTCGCCCGAGCAGATCGCGGAAGCCGCGCGCACCGCCGACGTGCTGGTTCCGACCGTCACCGACCATATCACCGCCGACATCATCAACCAGCCCGACTGCAAGCTCCGCCTGATCGCGAATTTCGGCAACGGCGTCGACAATATCGATGTCGAGGCCGCGCATGCCCGCGGCATTACCGTCACCAACACGCCGAAGGTTTTGACCGAAGACACCGCCGACATGACCATGGCGCTGGTCCTGGCCGTGCCGCGCCGGATGATCGAAGGCGCCTCCATTCTGACGGAAGGGAAACCCTGGGCCGGCTGGTCGCCGACCTGGATGCTCGGTCATCGCATCGGCGGAAAGCGGCTCGGCATCATCGGCATGGGCCGCATCGGCCAGGCGGTCGCACGTCGCGCCCGCGCCTTCGGCTTGCAGATCCACTATCACAACCGCCGGCCCGTGGCGCCGAAGATCGCCGAAGAGCTTGGCGCGACCTATTGGGAAAGCCTCGACCAGATGCTGGCGCGGATGGACATCATCTCGGTGAACTGTCCGCACACGCCGGCAACCTATCATCTGCTCTCGGCGCGGCGGCTGAAGCTGATCCGCAAAGACGCCTACATCGTCAACACCGCGCGCGGCGGGGTGACCGACGAGGATACGCTGATCAAGCTCATCGAAGCCGGCGAAATCGGCGGCGCCGGCCTCGACGTCTACGAGCACGAGCCTGCGGTCAATCCAAAACTGGTGCGGCTCGCCAAGGCCGGCAAGGTGACGCTGCTGCCGCATATGGGCTCGGCCACCATCGAAGGCCGCGTCGAGATGGGCGAGAAGGTGATCATCAACATCCGCACCTTCCTCGACAATCACAAGCCGCCGGATCGCGTGCTGCCGAGCATGCTCTAA
- the fabI gene encoding enoyl-ACP reductase FabI, with protein sequence MQELMKGKRGLIMGIANDHSIAWGMAKTLHAHGAELAFTFQGDAQGKRVKPLAEQLGVELVLPCDVEDLASVDATFAALREKWGQLDFVIHAIGFADKNELKGRYADTSRENFSRTMVISCFSFTEVAKRAAELMPQGGSMITLTYGASMRAMPNYNVMGVAKAALEASVRYLAADFGPRGIRVNAISAGPVRTLAGSGIGEARAMFAFQQKHSPLGRGVTLDELGGSALYLLSDLSGGVTGEIHYVDSGYNIVLMPKPEDMKASEQD encoded by the coding sequence ATGCAGGAATTGATGAAGGGCAAGCGCGGTCTGATCATGGGCATCGCCAATGATCACTCCATCGCCTGGGGCATGGCGAAGACGCTGCATGCCCATGGCGCCGAGCTCGCCTTCACCTTCCAGGGCGACGCCCAGGGCAAGCGCGTCAAGCCGCTGGCGGAGCAGCTCGGTGTGGAGCTGGTGCTGCCCTGCGATGTCGAGGACCTCGCCAGCGTCGATGCCACGTTTGCTGCGCTGCGCGAAAAATGGGGACAGCTCGACTTCGTGATTCATGCGATCGGCTTCGCCGACAAGAACGAGCTGAAGGGCCGCTACGCCGACACCAGCCGCGAGAACTTTTCGCGCACCATGGTGATCTCCTGCTTCTCCTTCACGGAGGTGGCCAAGCGCGCCGCCGAGCTGATGCCGCAGGGCGGCAGCATGATCACGCTGACCTACGGCGCCTCGATGCGCGCGATGCCGAATTACAACGTGATGGGCGTCGCCAAGGCAGCGCTGGAAGCATCCGTGCGCTATCTCGCCGCGGATTTCGGACCGCGCGGCATCCGCGTCAACGCGATCTCCGCCGGCCCCGTGCGCACGCTCGCCGGCTCCGGCATCGGCGAGGCGCGCGCGATGTTCGCATTCCAGCAGAAGCACTCGCCGCTCGGTCGCGGTGTCACGCTCGACGAGCTTGGCGGCTCGGCGCTGTATCTGTTGTCGGACCTGTCCGGCGGCGTGACCGGCGAAATCCACTATGTCGATTCCGGCTACAACATCGTCCTGATGCCGAAGCCGGAGGATATGAAGGCGTCGGAGCAGGACTAA
- a CDS encoding aldo/keto reductase, translating into MEQRKLGSTGPTVASLGLGCMAMSDAYGPADRGESIATIHAALDAGMTLLDTGDFYTMGHNEMLVREALKDRPRDKVQISVKFGALRGPAGEFAGMDCRPAAVKNFLAYSLQRLGTDYVDIYRPARLDPNVPIEETIGGIAEMVKAGYIRHIGLSEVGSDTIRRAHAVHPIVDLQIEYSLIERGVERDILRTCRELGIGITAYGVLARGLISGHWSKDSGKAGKDYRLMSPRFQGANLDANLALAEQLRAIATEIGATPAQVAIAWVAAQGKEIVPLVGARTRNRLTEALGATKVNLTPAHLAALAKAFPPDVAAGTRYTAEQMAHLDSEKPATA; encoded by the coding sequence ATGGAACAACGCAAACTCGGTTCAACCGGCCCTACTGTCGCCAGCCTCGGTCTCGGCTGCATGGCCATGTCGGACGCTTATGGACCAGCCGATCGCGGCGAGAGCATCGCCACCATCCATGCGGCCCTCGATGCGGGCATGACGCTGCTCGATACCGGCGATTTTTACACCATGGGCCACAATGAAATGCTGGTCCGCGAGGCGCTGAAGGATCGGCCGCGCGACAAAGTCCAGATCAGCGTCAAGTTCGGCGCGCTGCGCGGTCCCGCCGGCGAATTCGCCGGAATGGATTGCCGGCCGGCTGCGGTGAAGAACTTTCTGGCCTATTCGCTGCAGCGCCTCGGCACCGACTACGTCGACATCTACCGCCCGGCGCGTCTTGATCCCAACGTTCCCATCGAGGAAACGATCGGCGGCATCGCCGAGATGGTGAAGGCCGGCTACATCAGGCACATCGGCCTTTCCGAGGTCGGTTCCGACACCATCCGCCGCGCGCACGCCGTGCATCCGATCGTCGATCTCCAGATCGAATATTCGCTGATCGAACGCGGTGTCGAACGCGACATCCTGAGGACCTGCCGCGAGCTCGGCATCGGCATCACCGCCTATGGCGTGCTGGCGCGGGGCCTGATCAGCGGTCATTGGTCGAAGGACAGCGGCAAAGCGGGGAAAGACTACCGGCTGATGAGCCCGCGCTTCCAGGGCGCGAACCTCGATGCCAATCTCGCGCTGGCTGAGCAGCTGCGCGCGATCGCCACCGAGATCGGTGCGACGCCCGCGCAGGTCGCGATCGCCTGGGTGGCGGCGCAGGGCAAGGAGATCGTGCCTCTGGTTGGCGCCCGCACCCGCAACCGCCTCACCGAGGCGCTCGGTGCGACCAAGGTCAATCTGACGCCGGCTCATCTCGCGGCGCTGGCAAAGGCGTTTCCGCCCGATGTGGCCGCTGGCACGCGCTACACGGCCGAGCAGATGGCACATCTGGACAGCGAGAAGCCGGCCACCGCGTAA